The Pleomorphomonas sp. T1.2MG-36 DNA segment GGGTTGTCGCGGATGCGCAGGATCGAGAAAGCGGCGTCATCCGCCGTCACCGGGTCGCCGTTGGAGAACTTGGCGTCGCGCAGCTTGAAGGTATAGGTCAGGCCGTCGTCGGAAATGGTCCAGCTTTCGGCAAGGCCGGGGATCAGCTTGGTACCGGTCTTGTCGACGCGGACCAGCACGTCGAACACGTTGGAGAACACCCAGTTGTCGACGTTCTGAGCGGTCTTGATCGGGTCGAAGGTCGTGCCGTCCTCGCGGCGGCCAATGGTGAGGACGCCGGCAGCCTCGGCGATCGAAGCCCCGAAAATAAGTGTGGCGAGAACGGTCGCCACGCTGAGTTTGGTCCACTTTGCGGTCATGTCGAGTTCCCTTCTGGTTATCTTATGATGCTTCGTCCGTGATCAGTCCGGACGTTCCTTCGGCCAAAGCGTCCCCAGCCCTTGGAGACAAGAGCGGCTTGTCCGGATCGATATCCGGAATGGCGCCGATCAGCGCCCGCGTGTAGGCCTCTCGCGGCGCGGCGAAAACCTTGTCGGTCGGCCCCTCTTCGACGATCTCGCCGTGGTACATCACCACCACCCGTTCGCAGAGGCTGCGGACGATGGCGAGATCATGGGCGATGAACAGCAGCGTCAGATTGAGTTGCCGCTTGAGATCGCGGAAGAGGTCGACGATCTGCGCCTGGATGGTGACGTCGAGCGCCGCGACGCACTCGTCGGCAACGATCAGCTTGGGATTGACCGCCAGAGCCCGCGCGATACCGGCGCGCTGGCACTGGCCGCCGCTCATCGACAGCGGCTTACGGTGCGCGAACTCACGCTCCAGGCCGACGAGATCGAGCAGTTCGCCGATGCGTTCGGGTATCCGCTCCTTCGGCACGCTTTCCTGCACGGCCAGCACTTCGGCCAACATGGCGCCGATGGTGAGACGCGGATTGAGCGCGTTGTAGGGGTCCTGGAACACCATGGCCGTCTCGCGGCGTAGCTTCCTCAGCGCCTTTGCCCGCTCGGTGACGATGTCGGCCCCATCGAAGGCGACGTGTCCGTCGGAAATCGGCGTCAGGCCGAGCAGCGCTCGCGCCAGCGTCGACTTGCCGGAACCGCTCTCGCCGACGATGCCCACCGTCTCACCGGGCATCACCTGCAGGCTGACGCCCTTCACGGCCGAAAACTCACGCGGACCACCGGCGAACAGGGCTCGACCGGTGACCGGAAAGCGGACATGAAGATCGTCGATCTCGACGAGCGGCCGCGCCTTGGAGGCGGCATGATCTTGGACGACGATGGGCGCTGCCTGCCTTGCCGGCATCGACGGATGAGAGGCGATCAGGTTTTGGGTGTAGGGATGCTGCGGCCGACCCAGCACATCGCGCTTGTCGCCGGTCTCCAGCAGCCGCCCTTGCCGGAGCACGGCGATGCGGTCGCAGGTCTGGGCGACGATGCCAAGGTCGTGGGTGATCATGATCACCGACAGGCCTCGGCTTTCCCGGAGGTCCATCAGCAGCTTCAGGATCTGCGCCTGGATGGTGACGTCGAGCGCCGTAGTCGGCTCGTCGGCGATCAGGATGCGCGGATCGCAGGATAGCGCCACGCCGATC contains these protein-coding regions:
- a CDS encoding ABC transporter ATP-binding protein — its product is MSETLLSVRDLSVVFSGEDGPRTLIDTVSFDLGKGEILGLVGESGSGKSLTCRSLVRLMPSPKLAITSGSVTLDGRDLTKASEAEIRAVRGRDIGMIFQNPTSHLDPLMRIGDQIAEGIRVHRGVDGKEARAAALEILEQVGFPHPTRQYNGYPHEFSGGMRQRAMIGVALSCDPRILIADEPTTALDVTIQAQILKLLMDLRESRGLSVIMITHDLGIVAQTCDRIAVLRQGRLLETGDKRDVLGRPQHPYTQNLIASHPSMPARQAAPIVVQDHAASKARPLVEIDDLHVRFPVTGRALFAGGPREFSAVKGVSLQVMPGETVGIVGESGSGKSTLARALLGLTPISDGHVAFDGADIVTERAKALRKLRRETAMVFQDPYNALNPRLTIGAMLAEVLAVQESVPKERIPERIGELLDLVGLEREFAHRKPLSMSGGQCQRAGIARALAVNPKLIVADECVAALDVTIQAQIVDLFRDLKRQLNLTLLFIAHDLAIVRSLCERVVVMYHGEIVEEGPTDKVFAAPREAYTRALIGAIPDIDPDKPLLSPRAGDALAEGTSGLITDEAS